In Amblyomma americanum isolate KBUSLIRL-KWMA chromosome 8, ASM5285725v1, whole genome shotgun sequence, the DNA window TGTAAAACACCCTTGCTTGAGCGTGCCATCTATTGTAAATGAGTGTAAATGGAGCTAGAGAAGAGTTTTAAAAAAATTCAGAATCTATTCTTTAAACATACAATGAATGCTAATATGTACCAGAGTTAGTTACAACGAGGCTATTTTTACGTGTGTGCAGTTATCTATTTTTTAACACGATACCGTTAAAGGCACCGTTACGTACAAGTCCGGTGTTTGCGGCGTcaccgttgtgagcgaaaaatattgTAGCGTAAGGTGGTCTATATGGCCAACCCCTGAGAAGCAACCTatgtgggccatctaggtcacgttaCGACTGGTTACGAGATCGGGACTGCCGCTGggaaattgtcgccatgcgctgctgggacACGTAGTCCTCCCGGGGATGTTGACCTAATGGGGGGCAGATCATGCCGACGGGAAACTCGTGCAGTCCAAGGTGTCGACAGGGGCAAGCCGCACActctctcgcgctgaaacaacctattacactacaaaaaaggaatgcctcgcggttgtgtgggcaaccatgaaatttcgtccatacctctACGGCCTTACCGACCACCATTGTTTGTGCTGGCTGGCCAATCTTCGCGGCACATCGGGGCGCCTAGTTCGATGGAGCCTCCGTCTCCATGAATTCGACTCCACTATTGTGCAAATATCTGGCCAGATGCACGCAGACGCTGACGGATCTCTCGCGCACACCCGTCGGGTTAGCCAATGAGAGCATGGAGGACGAGAGTTGTTGTCTTGGGTGTTGTCAGCGACTTAGACTTAATGACCGGActgcgagctgacccagacctgcgacctgtaattgattatctggagggccgagctgctgacgtacctcgacacttttcTAGGAACCTGCCTGCCTCCTGCCTCCGTAACGGCATTTTGTTTGTGAATAACTCCAGCACTGGTTGCCGAGCCCACCTTCTTGTCGTGCCGGCAGacctccgcgccgatatccttttGGCTTGCCAGGACGAACCCatttcggccacttgggctttgcatGCACACTTATTGCACGAGTGCGCCAGTCGCATTATTGATCCAAACTTTCAGACGCCGTCAAATGTTACGTCAAAGGCTGCCGCCagtgccaacgtcgtaaggcgacACCTCTCAAGCCGGCAGGTTTGCTACAACCTATTGAACCGCCTCGGACGCCATTTAATCAAGTGGGCATCGATCTTCGGGCCATTTTCTTTGTCATTGGCCGGTCACAAATGGATGATAGTCGCGGCTGACTacttaacaaggtatgcggaaactaaggCGGTGCCGCGTGGCACGTCATCTGAGATTGCCCAGTTTTTTTATGCAGAAATTCGTGTTGCGTCATGGTGCACCATTCCACCTAATCACTGATCGAGGCATGGCGTTTACGGCGCAGCTAATGCGTGACGTGTTTGAGCTCAGTCACACGAGCCACCGCAAAACCACTGCCTATCACCCCATACGAACTGGCTCACAGAGAGACTTAGTAGAACAATctccgacatgatcgcaatgtgcatagactcgcagcacaaaacctgggacgagattctcccgtaggTCCCATACGGCTACAAAACGGCCACCCAAGAGACAACCCGCtatacaccatttcgtctggtctacggacgtgacgttcaggcGTTGCTGGATGCCATGCTCCCGTGCCGAACTTATGACCACCCGCTCatgccagacgccgagcagttcgctcagcgcgccgaggaagcatgTGAACTGGCCCGTATTCGCTtccagcggcagcagggcacggatgcacgcccctacaacctccgtcatcggcacgtcacATACCATCCCGGTGACCAAGTTTGGGTGGGATCCCGGTGCGCCGCCCAGGTTTGTGTGAAAAACTGATTTCCTGTTACTTCGGACCTTACAGACTTTTGCGCCGTATCATGGATGTGACCCACGAAGTTATTCCAGACGGGACTGTGCCTCCTCAGCGTCGCCCACCCTGCTCTGAGGTCGTGGACGTAGTCCGCATGAAACCTTGCTTCACGCGGTAATGTGCAGTACGCTTTGCGTTCGTCTACAGTCGCGTGGGACAGCTTCGTCCGCCTCCCTTGTCCCTTCTGTTCTTGTGCTAATCTTTGGTAGCAGGATTAATGCcgcctggtgttctcaggtggcgcggGAAGCCGACGACGGCGAAGTGTATCGCGCGGGCTAGCTGCCGAACTTTGTCTGTCTTCTGTTTGTGAATTTTGTCGCTCTCTCTTCCATGACACTATTTATCTACTTATATTATAATATCTATTTATTTAATAAATACAGTAGGCCAATGGCTATGGAGGGtgcaaaaataagaataaaaaacaaaGAAGGAATGTTAGTGGAATACAGAAAATTAGCGCTATCTGACATGGAATGAAGACAACACATGAAGGCAGGGAAAGACAACGAACGGGGCGCAATAaaggacattttttttctctgaaaaagTAAAACCAAAGGTGCAGACAGCCAGTTTTGTGCGGAACAGCTTGTTTTACTGGACAAATATACGAGTAAGCTGATAATACCGCTGGTTGCTCATAGATACCTCTACATggccctggagtagcatgccaggttgACAACCAGcaagacctctcctgttccattaaagtacCTCGCTCCCTTATCCTCCTCTACATGACAATCACAATACAATAAGTGGAACTTGTCTGTGATGTAAATAATAGACCCAGTTCCGCTCAGGAGCTCTGGGCCGTATTCAGCGTCACGACACTCTTTTCTTGAGCGACGAGAACGAAGACATAGCTCGCCCTCTTGAACACTAACACGCACACATACTCCACTTGGACTTACAACCCAGATATGAAAAAATGAACACCAGCGTCCTACTATGGCTTCTGGGGCGACATCCCTTGTCGGCACCGAAGCGCACGGCAGGGCAGGTACCACCCGGTCACCGGGTTAGGTATCCGCAGGCAACCGGTTCACGGTCATGTCCTAGTAACCCCGAGGCCGGTACCAGCAGGCAGAAATGCGTtggtaggccgcctggctaccaggTGGCTGGAATCAGAGGGTAGGTGCTCTTCGGTAGGCCGCCTgactaccgggaggctggagtcagcgggCAGGTGttcgtcggtaggccgcctggctaccgggaggctggagacAGCGGGCAGGTGCTCATCGGTAGGCCGCCTGGTCatcgggaggctggagtcagcgggCAGAGGAGTGTGGTGCGCGGCCAGCTAGACCCCGGTCCTCGATGCCCGGCCGGTGCTGGCTAGCTGgccttggggaaacgccgagctcCAAAGGACGTCGCGCACTCGGCCACCCACTGCCACAACTGTCTCGAAGCCGTGCTCCAACGTTCGATCGTGTGCGCGCAGGGGCTCGCCCCGCACGCGGCCGCACTTGCTATGTCCGCCCGGAGCCCATAGTGGCACAGCCCACATCAGCACAATGTCAATCCGACAAAAAAAGAACGCACGCCCTTGGAGCCCTACACCATTGTGTGGAGCAAGGCGTCGTTCCAATGCCTGATAGTGCCCACGAAAATCGAGTATTTAAAAAGGCTGGTGGTGGTAAGGTTTGTCGTTAGGCTGTATTCATGAATGGAGGTGAATTTCGGTTATACCTGGAAGGCTTAGGATTCAGTCTGAGAGTCGTTGACTGCTAGGTGGGGCTTGTGTCTTGATGTATCGCGCAAGTCGGCCCGAAGAATTCAGTGATGACACGTtaggcacctttagcataccATGTTACTGTTACTGTGACCGGAGTACCGCCCACCGACAAGTCTGCGCTGGTTGATCCCGATGCGGAAGGCTAGCGTGCAGCTAGCCACTGTAgcgcagatggatggatggatgaatggacggacggacggacggacggacggacggatgcatggatggatggacggatggataaggctgaatcaTTTAAATCAAGTGGACGCTCAAGcccctagccatgacatgaaattttactcttgtcttgattttagccgccaatcagataaccttcgcttggttacttctacccgcttaaaataaactttcccttcactgtccctaaaccccgatgccttgggtaaatcagccccgctgcattccactgtagggtgaagacgtttacagaaaactatcaagagttcagccgtttcctcctcctgtccgcacgcaacgcacaacgtgtctatctcgtggtacctggctctatatatattagtccgcaaaactcccgtcctggcctcaaacaacaaagagcttcctctacaattatcatagatattttttttggcaatttcctgcagCTGCcgagtacctggcgccatctggcggcctctaggtgatctgcgcatgctcagtgacggcgcgcgggctcccggtactccggtcacggtagaggtaacacggtatgctaaaggtgtctattagcGGGGGCAGAAAGTTCAGCCTTAGCTTTCGTCTATCTCGAGTAAAACTTCAAGACACCGACACAAGAAAACCACAGCACACAGCGCTACTGGCAATATTTTTATCCAAAAGCTTATTATATAAACTTGTCCAAAAAGACAAGAACAGTATTTTGAGCGGAACACTAACACGCAAATGTGGCTCGACTTTCCAAAGAAACCTATCTCTTTTACAGacaaaataattggttttttggggaaaggaaatggcgcagtatctgtctcatatatcattgaacacctgagccacgccataaaggaaggggaaaggagggagtgaaagaagaaaggaagaaagaggtgccgtagtggagggctccgggataatttcgaccacctggggatctttaacgtgcactgacattgcacagcacaggggcgccttagcgtttttcctccacaaaaacgcacccgccgcggtcgggtttgaaccccggaactccggatcagtagtcgagcaccctaaccactgagccaccgcggcgggtttttacAGACAGGCCGATTTACAAATCGCTCTCATAAGACTAGTTTTTAAGACGCGGAAAGTTTCTACTAGCTCCTGCGTCACCTGCATGGCGCAGCATGTCGGTGGGCACTATGACAGTGAATTCTCGCATTCCGAAAACTGCACGAGGTAAAATAAAATTGCATAGCGGGCAATGATTCGCGGCACGAGGCCGCGAATCATTGCCTGCGCCTCCCATGCTAAAGTCATCGTAATTGTTGCTGAAGCCGCTTCGCTGCGTTAGCATCGCAATGCACTGCTCTTTCCTTGAACATCTCGACAGGCCCGATCGAAAACGTGGCTATTTGTTGTAAACTAAGTGACTCACCCGCTGCTGTTCGGTGATTACCACCCGATCTTTTAGTTTGCTGTAAAGCATTCCTGAGGGAGGGTGGTTCCGTTGGTTTGAACTGTAGTACTCTATTTCGGATGCCGGCAGCTCATCTgccgcgatgaaaaaaaaaagaagaaagaaatcctAGACAGCTCTTTTTCTTTAGGCACGAATGAACATTTTAGAATACGGTACAGTCGGTTATATCTACCCTGCTTTCCTTCATTTCGAACAAAATTTGGCTCGGCTTCATCGCGCTCTCTTCTTGTGACTAAGCCGAAGTCTGCAGAGTGTTTCAGTTGGCGTCTTTTTGCTGCGAACGTGCACACCCGTAGCCGGTTCACCAgtgaagaggaggaaaaaaattcagaacGGCAGCTAGCTGGTTTCGTGCCCCAGTCCTTGGCGTTGGTACCCTCGTGTGCGGCATCGGTGGAAAGGCTGCCCTTTCTTACAGGATACTACGAGTGAGTAACCGGCTTTCCTTTTCCCCTGACCCTTTATTCCGCCTTGTTTTGCATCCCGAGGGCCCTCCGTATGCGAATGTGTTTGTACTACAAAGCACTTAACGGTTTGCTTTTTCGTGTAACTTATGTCACTTCTGGACGAAAAATTGGGGAAATGAAGCACAATTGAAAAATGCGCGCGTTTAATTAAGGTGGAGACTACTGTGCCAGCAGCCGGCAAAATATCCCGCAGAGAACTTTGCCCGCAATTTGACCCGATTGCCAGATTCCGGTCACATCGCAGCACACAGGCCATGAAACAACACTGGCGGAATTCTCTTTTTCCAGCTGTTTTACTGACATAATACCCTGCGCAAGAAGCTGCTGACAGACGGCAATCAAACCTAGCCCAACGAATCTCAGAATGCTCCAGAGGAAACAGATAGCGATTTgtcctgattgattgattaactgatcgatcgatcgatggaTCGATCGatcgactgattgattgattgattgattgattgattgaacaacttttaagttccatcagaaaagacgtttctccccatTTGGAGGCTCGCGCGGTGATCTTCGGAAGAAATCTGTTAAGAGCCTTGCAGGCCCACACAAAAGGGAAGTTCTTTGCACCGGAGTGAGCGCCGGCGCCTCCCAAAGATGCCGCGGTTGGAGGGCAGTTCGGACGGCGTGGAGAGAGTTCAGTTGTACGACGAGCAGCTAGCTCCGCTGACTGCTAAAACGTCCGGGAGATGTGCAGTTGTTGGCTATTAATCCTTTCTACTTAATCTAAACAAATTCAGTTAGTTAAGGTTTCATCGAATGGATCAAGTGTGATAATTTATGATTAGGCCATCGAATAGCGGCCGCGACGCACAGTTACAGGACTAATCGCAATGAAGAATCACACTGATTGCCACTCTGAAAAATAGAACACAGAAAAATCGCTCGCCTTTTTTTGCATCGCTTCAAGCGGCGACATCAGGAGGTGTCAAGAGCAGAGATGTATTCATTaaataacttttatttccatcacaaAAAGACGTTTCTCCCAGCCGCTGGCACACAGGCCTGGaagacggggagttgcgcgtccgaggttagaggctggctggcagtccttgactggtagcggcctcttccgccagatggacggtggtgcgctggagctcagggtccgggcttcttagcacGGTCTCCCTGGCTTCTCTACAATCTATATTTTTGCCCGCCCCGGGAgaaattgggcactcccaaaTTGTGTGGCCGAGGGTCCTACTTTTGTCATGTATTTAAAAAAACAATCCTTCACGAGGGCGgctgcgctagtcacgtgatcaCAGTGCGCCAACTAGACGGCTCTGCCGACATGATGTTTTCCTTGAGGTTCTGCCGGTTTTCGGTAATATATAGCCTCTTCCTTTATTTGGGCATGCCCAATGAATGTCGAAAGCAAGTACCTTTAtgctttctttttcgtgctgcgGCCGCTCGCAACGCTGTATAAATTCTAAAATCAATCAATTGATTTTATGTCCATTACAATTTTTCCTCATGTTAATGCCAACTAGTTCGCCTTATACGGTTCTGGCTACGAGTATTGGGTGAATCTTGCCTGATACCTCCATCTAGTAGCCATCATGGCCAGGTGGGATGGTCGGACCGGCAGGCCATATATAGCGGGTGCGCTCATTACAGGGCTCTTCAAGACTGCACAGCGCTGTTTTGCAGATGTGAGGGTGCCCTTTGTGGAAAGTACTTGTTTTATATATTGGCTGTTATTCTCAATGTACTTATTtcatctcttttttgtttttgtttttcatgaaTGGGCGTCAGCCTTGCTAGCGCACCTTCCGGACTGGTCAGAACTTGCTTGCACGATTTCAGCACGTTTCCTTAGCACGCGTGAATCGCGGCTCGTGTCAaactgctgctttctttttaaatttcagtGCAGTGCTTCAGATGCTACAGACGCACCAACTGTTCGCACTGTACCAGATCTTCCCGCGTCGTTGTCTCTACTCAGACAGAAACAGTGCCTGAGGTAAGCCTGACGCATAGGCCAGCAAAATCGCGGATCCACCATCCCGTTCAAGTGCTACAGCTTGTTAGCAGATGCGCGCGGGAAGGTCCAAGGAGGTTGATCGGGACGTAATGACGATTAAACTGGACCATAGACCAGTTTCAGAGCCTGCCTTCAAGGGCAATGTCCCTCCGTTAGTCAGTTGCATCCTTCTATAGGACAGTTCTGCCTCCCTACGTTCTGAGCTTTTGGGGGGGCGGAGATCCCGGAAGACGTTGAATAGCGACAGAAGTACGTTTGGAGGCCAAGAGTCGCACATTCGGCAGAACTGATGCTCATCCTCTAGAAAGGCCTGAAAAGGAggtgaaatgaacggctgcgcaaatcaggacacagacaagaaagagacaccacatgagccaactcgcccctcaggccgttagcCTTAAAACGACCTCCACTCTATCGCAATGAATTAAGAAATCCCCCACTGTTCCCACTTCTCTTCAGCTCCCACAACCAGTTCCCGATAAACAATTTTCCTTTCCCGGTATCGCATCTTGCCCATCTTTTCCCGGGGCAGATTAGGGGAGTCTTCCTGGGAACGCTGCCCGGAAGTGTGGTTTATCTCAGGTAGCTTCTTCTCTTCGTTATTATTTTTACCTACAGGTGTAACAACTGCAATTGTCCTCCCTTAGACATGTTTATTAACATCTATTGTGGCTTTGAGCCTTTTGTCAGAAAACGGCGCAGTTCGAGGCCTATTATTTTTGAATATTTTTATGGGAGCCACAGCAGACTGTTACTTTATTGtaaagcccgttatacttagcgACACGGGCCGGGGaacttttttttcattaatttatcaTTCCCATCGTAGTATCTGCCACCGCACTGTATGTATCCCATGAGCCATTCAGTGACTACGGCTGCCGTGGGCAGGTCTACACTGTACTACAAAAATTGTGCCGCACACAGCGCTATGAGCACGTCACTCACGGGCTTGTTTAAACAGCCCCTGTAAAGGCTCCTTCTGTGGGTCTCAATTCTGCTTTTGCAGAGTGCCCTGAAGACTCGGACGTATTTGAAACTCATGCCGAGAGTCATACCTTGACGTTTGATTTTCGCGCATAAAACTCTGTGTTCCTGTTTTGTTTGCATGTTAGCCCCACTTTCTTCATTGTTGATAGTGTATTGATGGTTAGTGTGCAGTGAACCGGGAAGCGCTGCTGCTTTGAACGGCAGCTCTTCATAAGAAATACATATTGCTGCAAACAAAacttatgtttctttttatattctTATCGCCGTCGTCACGCGGCTTTTATCCGTCCTCCTTCGTTTTGTGTCATGGAGATGGGGGGTTCCATCCTGGCCTTGGCGGGGGTATTTTGAATGGAAGGGAGATGCACAAGGCGTCCCTactctgtgcggtgtcagtgcacgtaagaacATCAGGCGGCCTGGTCTACATTAACTCAGATCCaaccactatacggcgtccctcatagctcatgtgtcAGTTCCGCATGTTAGACACCACAACTTATAACATGTTTGCAGCAGCCCACTAATCTATGTTATTCTTTTGCAGTTCTCCCTTTCGAGATTTCTCGACACACAGGAGCTTGCCGATGTGGAAATTGTCGTGCGCTGGGAACACGCTCCTGAAAAGCACGCATCTTTCAAAGCACATCGCATGATCCTGGCCCTGCAGAGCGACTTCTTCAGGGCCATGTTTCTTGGGCACTCCGGCAGTGAAGACCGCGTCACTATTACGGACCTGCATCCGGACGGCGTGGAAGGGCTTCTAAGGTAGAACCTCACGTCGCTCACGATTCATTTATGAATTTTGTTCAAAACACTTGACGACCTGTAGTTCGTATTAAATGCAGAAATATAAGCTTGATTCTATTGCAGTCTATTCTAACAACACCTGTAGAGGGGCCACCGAATTAACATGCGAGTAAAGAGGGGAATTCGATAAGTTAACACTTTATCAGTAAAACAAATTTGGAGTGTAAGCTAAGGAACCAAACATAGCAAGTAACTAGAAAGAAAAGAGTATCAGGACTCAGTGCTGTGCGTTaggcgccaaacaaggcgaagTACGGCTCTGAACCCGAGTCCTCCAAGCCTGCTTGGGCTACGGCCAGCACGCTGGACTCATCCACCGTTACCATACTGATTCTATGAGACTTAAGCTCGCTGCCTTCTTCGTTATTCTCTCTATCGGCCCTGATGTGATCGTCCGCAGGCCTCACTCTTAAAAGTTTTAAGGTGAGTCACGTGATTATGTTCTTCATTACACTGCCATTAACAGCCCTAGAGTTTTGCCGTGTCCTAATCCATGCAGGTTCCAACCAGCAAATGTCGCATTCATAGCTTGGATAAAGTATTACTTATTGGAAAGGTCTTTTTCGTTAGCGATGATAATTAATCAAGCGAACGACGTTTGGGTGAACGGCCTGATTGTAAGAAGCTAAATCCATAGCATGCTGGATGCGGCACCCTGTCACCCAGAGCCCATTACTACCCACAACCAGAGCTTTGCCTTTGTGTTTAATCTCATTAGACTACAGGAAGCGTTTCCCGCTTCTCATTCATATAAGAATAAAGTGGGACGATTTTGTTACACCTGTGCCTTTGTAAAGACGAGAACAGACTCTCTTACGCTCACCTGCTCGGCGACGCAGGTATTTCTACAGTGGACAGCTCCAGGTAGAAAGCGTTCTCCAGGCGACCTGCACCCGCAGCGCTGCAGTCAAGTACATGGTGCCTGAATTGGCAGCCAGGTGCGTCGCATACGTGGAGCGCTGTATGGAGCCCGATGACGTGTGTCCGTTTCTGGACTACATCCTGACGATGGGCGAAGAAGGCGTGGACGGGCCCGCCAAGGCCGTCCTCCGCAACAACGGCCTCTTCGTTCTCACCTCGAAGACTTTCGAATCCTGCTTGCACTGCACCGTGAACTACATTCtcgacaacgtgcacaatgtgcCCGAGATGTCGGT includes these proteins:
- the LOC144102249 gene encoding BTB/POZ domain-containing protein 6-A-like, with translation MILALQSDFFRAMFLGHSGSEDRVTITDLHPDGVEGLLRYFYSGQLQVESVLQATCTRSAAVKYMVPELAARCVAYVERCMEPDDVCPFLDYILTMGEEGVDGPAKAVLRNNGLFVLTSKTFESCLHCTVNYILDNVHNVPEMSVLQAVHAWGCRQCLESGKVGGEPTALRSVVRPFFPKLRFLVLSVTEFIRGPKVWGMLNAEESLAILCNIIEEGSLPMPADFCTVRTPRV